The following coding sequences lie in one Phacochoerus africanus isolate WHEZ1 chromosome 12, ROS_Pafr_v1, whole genome shotgun sequence genomic window:
- the NDUFB6 gene encoding NADH dehydrogenase [ubiquinone] 1 beta subcomplex subunit 6, with the protein MSGYTPDEKLRLQQLRELRRRWLKDQELSPREPVLPPRRVWPMEQFWNKFLQDGAPWKNVIYKTYRHSIFAVTHVLIPVWIIHYYLKYHVTAKPYTVVERKPRIFPGDTILETGEVIPLMKEFPDQHH; encoded by the exons ATGTCGGGATATACGCCCGACGAGAAACTGCGACTGCAGCAGCTGCGAGAGCTGAGAAGGCGATGGCTGAAGGATCAGGAGCTGAGCCCCCGGGAACCGGTGCTGCCCCCGCGGAGGGTGTGGCCTATGGAGCAATTCTGGAATAAGTTTTTGCAGGATGGAGCCCCCTGGAAGAACGTG ATCTATAAGACATACCGACACAGCATCTTTGCTGTTACTCATGTGCTTATCCCTGTATGGATTATTCATTATTATCTTAAATATCATGTGACT GCAAAACCATATACCGTCGTTGAAAGGAAGCCCAGAATATTCCCA ggtgATACAATCCTGGAAACTGGAGAAGTAATCCCACTAATGAAAGAATTTCCTGATCAACATCACTGa
- the SMIM27 gene encoding small integral membrane protein 27: MKPVSRRTLDRIYSALLLAVVLLSWGYVIYASTVAARRQLKQEHPDKMFGTNEHL; encoded by the exons ATGAAGCCAGTGAGTCGCCGCACCCTAGACCGGATTTATTCAGCG TTGCTCCTCGCGGTCGTACTGCTCTCATGGGGATATGTCATCTATGCATCAACTGTAGCTGCGCGGCGACAGCTAAAGCAGGAACACCCAGACAAAATGTTCGGGACGAATGAACATTTGTAA